From a single Larimichthys crocea isolate SSNF chromosome XIII, L_crocea_2.0, whole genome shotgun sequence genomic region:
- the slc44a4 gene encoding choline transporter-like protein 4 translates to MGKKEEKNPDSEYGEPAQFDPTFNGPIKKRGCTDIICCILFMAVILGYAVVGILAWLYGDPRHVLYPRNSTGWFCGTGPNKDRPNLFYFDFLKCASSVNVMATALNGFQCPTTQVCVESCPDMFWAVGVDKYFPGVKPADVFNQSLCVPSIDLKNTREDVSQIINKELCPFFTVPTTSVLGRCLPDIAALGNIPSSFSGIPGLPSTINDTINTIKNGTGDVVNGFNARDVGIQIFEDFASSWPWILIGLLIAMAVSMLFLLLLRFTAPVMVWVLIIGVLGAGAYGIWHCYWEYDNYKQTSATISDVGFTTNFKVYLQVQETWLAFLIIISVAEAIILLTIIFLRTRILIAIALLQESSRAISHMMSSLLYPLITFVLLVVCVAYWGATALYLATSGNPIYRVVALNSTAEGCDRINGSVDCDPQNFTASDYSECSSASCIFIKYNDEGLFQRNLFNLQIYNVVAFLWCVNFVIALGQCTLAGAFASYYWAFTKPDDIPMFPLTASFIRSLRYHVGSLAFGALILTLVQLVRMILEYIDHKTRAAQNPCARFLMCCLKCCFWCLEKFIKFLNRNAYIMIAIYGKNFCVSARNAFMLLMRNIIRVVVLDKVTDLLLFFGKLLVVGGVGVLSFFFFSGRILLPGNTFRSETLNYYWMPIITVVFGSYLIAHGFFSVYNMCVDTLFLCFLEDLERNDGSLQKPYFMSKNLMKILNKSNKAPKKGKGKD, encoded by the exons ATGGgtaaaaaagaggagaaaaatccGGACAGCGAGTATG GAGAACCTGCTCAGTTTGATCCGACATTCAACGGACCCATAAAGAAAAG AGGGTGCACTGATATAATCTGCTGTATCCTGTTTATGGCAGTCATCCTCGGCTATGCAGTAGTCGGGATTTTAG CTTGGCTCTATGGAGATCCTAGACATGTTCTTTATCCAAGAAACTCAACTGGATGGTTCTGTGGCACTGGACCAAATAA AGACCGGCCTAACCTGTTCTACTTTGACTTTCTCAAGTGTGCCTCATCTGTTAATGTTATGGCAACTGCCCTGAATGGTTTTCAGTGTCCAACCACACAG gtgtgtgtggaATCTTGTCCCGATATGTTCTGGGCTGTGGGAGTAGACAAATATTTTCCAGGTGTAAAGCCAGCAGATGTTTTCAATCAAAGCCTTTGTGTGCCATCCATAGACCTGAAAAATACTAGAGAG gatGTTTCACAAATCATAAACAAGGAGCTGTGTCCTTTCTTCACTGTTCCCACGACCTCTG TGCTGGGGAGATGTTTGCCAGATATCGCAGCCCTGGGGAACATACCTTCATCCTTTTCCGGTATTCCAGGCTTACCCTCCACAATTAATGACACAATCAACACAATCAAGAATGGCACTGG ggATGTCGTCAATGGCTTCAATGCCAGAGACGTCGGCATCCAAATCTTTGAGGATTTTGCATCGTCATGGCCGTGGATCCTCAT TGGTCTGTTAATAGCCATGGCGGTCAGTATGttgttcctgctgctgctaagATTCACAGCTCCAGTCATGGTGTGGGTGCTCATCATAGGAGTCCTGGGTGCTGGGGCATATG GTATATGGCATTGCTACTGGGAGTACGATAACTACAAGCAAACCTCAGCTACCATATCTGACGTTGGTTTCACCACCAACTTCAAAGTTTACCTGCAAGTCCAAGAGACCTGGCTGGCCTTCT TGATAATCATTTCTGTGGCCGAGGCCATCATTCTCCTGACCATCATCTTCCTGCGGACCAGAATCCTCATAGCCATCGCTCTCCTCCAGGAGTCCAGCAG GGCTATCAGTCACATGATGTCCTCTCTGCTGTACCCTCTCATCACCTTTGTTCtcctggtggtgtgtgttgctTACTGGGGTGCCACTGCTCT ATATTTGGCCACTTCAGGGAACCCAATCTACAGAGTGGTGGCTCTCAACTCGACTGCGGAAGGCTGTGACAGAATCAATGGCTCTGTGGACTGCGACCCTCAG AACTTCACCGCATCAGATTACTCAGAATGCTCCTCTGCCAGCTGCATCTTCATCAAATACAACGACGAGGGTCTCTTCCAGAGGAACCTCTTCAACCTGCAGATCTACAACGTGGTGGCTTTCCTCTGGTGTGTCAACTTCGTCATCGCCTTGGGACAGTGTACGCTGGCTGGGGCCTTCGCCTCCTACTACTGGGCCTTCACCAAACCAGATGACATCCCCATGTTCCCTCTGACTGCCAGTTTTATACGCTCACTCAG GTACCATGTGGGCTCCTTGGCATTCGGTGCTTTGATCCTGACCCTTGTGCAGCTAGTGAGGATGATTCTGGAGTACATTGACCACAAAACAAGAG CGGCACAGAATCCATGTGCTCGTTTCTTAATGTGCTGCCTGAAGTGCTGCTTCTGGTGTCTGGAGAAGTTTATAAAGTTCCTCAACAGGAACGCTTACATCATG ATTGCCATTTATGGGAAAAACTTCTGCGTCTCAGCCAGAAATGCTTTCATGCTGCTCATGAGAAACATAATAAG GGTCGTGGTGCTTGATAAAGTGACAGACCTGCTATTGTTCTTCGGGAAGCTCCTGGTGGTCGGGGGTGTAG GTGTAttgtccttctttttcttctctggaCGAATCCTGTTACCAGGCAACACCTTCCGCTCTGAAACCCTCAACTATTACTGGATGCCAATTATT ACAGTGGTGTTTGGCAGCTACCTCATAGCTCACGGATTCTTCAGCGTGTACAACATGTGTGTCGACAcactcttcctctgcttct TGGAGGACTTGGAGCGTAACGATGGATCTCTACAGAAGCCGTACTTCATGTCCAAAAACCTCATGAAGATCCTCAACAAGTCCAACAAAGCACCAAAAAAGGGTAAAGGGAAGGACTGA